Proteins from one bacterium genomic window:
- a CDS encoding nuclear transport factor 2 family protein has protein sequence MKFFTIFMFLGVLLNLSACGRKIDYEKEKASILELYKAVNQAHFDHDAVKFLASSADKWYSIGNGEVKIRTKQEAAPGLDQYLKNTRFLEVTDVNSPIIEISEDGKSAWLIGEVKVRGIQRKKDGTEEEIAFRSSWLSIYKKEKDKWQRVATSASARDEFAKSDFRESF, from the coding sequence ATGAAATTTTTTACAATTTTCATGTTCCTGGGGGTGTTGTTAAATCTGTCAGCATGTGGAAGAAAGATCGATTATGAGAAGGAAAAAGCGTCAATTTTAGAATTGTACAAAGCGGTCAATCAGGCTCATTTCGACCACGATGCTGTTAAATTTCTCGCTTCATCGGCCGATAAGTGGTATTCAATCGGTAACGGGGAAGTAAAGATCAGGACGAAACAAGAAGCTGCGCCCGGTCTAGATCAGTATTTAAAAAATACGCGATTTCTTGAAGTGACGGATGTCAATTCGCCGATTATTGAAATTTCCGAAGACGGCAAATCGGCCTGGTTGATCGGCGAAGTCAAGGTTCGCGGCATTCAACGTAAGAAAGACGGTACCGAAGAAGAAATTGCTTTCCGGAGCTCGTGGTTGTCCATTTACAAAAAAGAGAAAGACAAATGGCAACGGGTTGCGACATCGGCTTCTGCTCGCGATGAATTTGCCAAAAGTGATTTTCGGGAGTCTTTTTGA
- a CDS encoding alpha/beta hydrolase: MMVPGYTGSGPDHWQSLWQLHHPEYRRVEQRDWDHPERDEWVSALNESILAIQGPILLVAHSLGCHTVAWWAGQFHADVFAAMLVAPSDPDEPNFPSAIRGFHPVKLQRFSFPGLVVASTNDPLVTVERANFFADSWGCDFKSVVNAGHIATADGYGAWNEGHVLLENLKILNNGH, translated from the coding sequence CTGATGGTGCCGGGATATACCGGCTCAGGCCCTGACCACTGGCAGAGTCTTTGGCAACTGCATCATCCGGAGTATCGCCGCGTGGAACAACGCGATTGGGATCATCCGGAGCGGGATGAATGGGTGAGTGCGCTGAATGAATCTATTCTGGCGATTCAAGGACCAATTCTGCTCGTTGCGCACAGCCTCGGATGTCATACTGTAGCATGGTGGGCAGGGCAGTTCCATGCTGACGTTTTCGCTGCGATGTTAGTCGCTCCCTCTGATCCCGACGAACCTAACTTTCCTTCTGCTATTCGTGGATTCCATCCGGTCAAGCTTCAGCGATTTTCATTTCCTGGTTTGGTTGTAGCCAGCACCAACGATCCGCTGGTAACAGTAGAGCGGGCAAATTTTTTTGCCGATTCATGGGGATGTGATTTTAAAAGCGTCGTGAATGCCGGGCATATTGCGACAGCTGATGGCTACGGCGCTTGGAATGAAGGCCATGTGTTACTCGAAAATTTAAAAATTTTAAATAACGGGCACTAA
- a CDS encoding tetratricopeptide repeat protein, translating into MQKAETHFYEGRLDLSVKLLDSCLLKIDRSDKLTHAKLLIKRGKMYAFQSFTSNVGYEEALASLFEARELLDTTRDFGEEAEMNTWLGFTYYAMRYNRGESDYDRPADFFQKSLVLSRKISDARGEAEAIFYSGIIHERRQSADPLPFYRQAESIARQNGFKLELSYATRHIAFLMQKEMKLEEALELFTESLKLREEIGFKIYLPFSYLSVGDVLLEMNRVQEALEYFDKAHRLASQLDSKRVVAIALLSLGQAHKSLKDLTRARHCFIEAKELSKAIQYKSGVDNAEKNLKELDAK; encoded by the coding sequence ATGCAAAAAGCAGAGACACATTTTTACGAAGGGCGCCTGGATCTATCGGTTAAATTACTGGATTCGTGTCTTTTGAAAATTGATCGGTCGGATAAATTGACTCATGCCAAGCTTCTCATCAAACGCGGTAAGATGTACGCGTTTCAAAGTTTTACATCCAACGTAGGTTATGAAGAAGCGTTGGCGTCGTTGTTCGAAGCCCGGGAATTGCTTGACACTACGCGCGATTTTGGCGAAGAAGCCGAAATGAATACCTGGCTGGGGTTTACTTACTATGCCATGCGATATAACCGTGGCGAAAGTGATTATGATCGCCCTGCGGATTTCTTTCAGAAGAGTTTGGTTTTAAGCAGGAAAATTAGTGATGCACGCGGCGAAGCGGAAGCCATTTTCTATAGCGGTATCATTCATGAGCGCCGTCAAAGCGCCGATCCATTGCCTTTTTACAGGCAAGCAGAATCCATAGCACGCCAGAATGGATTCAAACTTGAATTGTCCTATGCCACGAGGCATATCGCGTTTTTGATGCAGAAGGAAATGAAATTGGAAGAAGCTTTGGAGCTATTTACTGAATCACTGAAATTGCGCGAAGAGATCGGTTTTAAAATTTATCTTCCGTTTTCATACCTGAGCGTGGGCGATGTGCTGTTAGAGATGAATCGCGTTCAGGAAGCGCTGGAGTACTTTGATAAAGCGCACAGACTGGCCAGTCAGCTCGACAGCAAACGCGTTGTTGCCATTGCGTTGCTATCGCTGGGCCAAGCCCACAAAAGCCTAAAAGATCTGACTCGTGCCCGTCACTGTTTTATTGAAGCCAAAGAACTATCGAAAGCAATTCAATACAAATCCGGCGTGGACAATGCCGAAAAAAATTTAAAAGAACTTGATGCGAAATAA
- a CDS encoding sigma-54 dependent transcriptional regulator encodes MNCKDRDVIIYLDYPGVTSYVVGDNGLSMSTSEIQIQTIAAIENRNYKILWSEWKVFFCFAISWIVLAGWFFKKKVILWGALSVGVWLLTLIFLLLTKIYFESFWYGTSLPGIILMLIPIANRRQKQNEAVTRTLSTHASLSEVEDLRYKLNYYEKLSHQIQPLEMDGICESSGIFFHRNSPMADILNKSDQVAKSDLPVMIIGESGTGKEKLAQFIHQRSVRAQKTFIAVNCGSLNENLIEAELFGYEKGAFTGAVQQKIGRFEAADEGTLFLDEVAETSPAFQVKLLRVLQEGVFERVGGVKPIAVNVRIIAATHQDIANAIAKGKFREDLFYRLNGFHFEIPPLRERRMDIELIFRQFLFELDSSLQFSPALVEWLSTQVWRGNVRQLRSAIQRAVINARMRQRKFIIPDDFELIDPVTQLKENSDILADQILQSFRKYEFKHRSISAVANDLDLHRTTVTEYLRGWVMRAYNENNDDRKKMLLYLKGDSHVNEKSLRQRIEEYYGYIVQHITDGIKNNENDQGIRLRFKNLPKNFEVDLAVMIEKERKKMK; translated from the coding sequence GTGAATTGTAAAGATCGCGATGTTATTATCTATCTGGACTATCCCGGCGTAACGTCGTATGTCGTTGGTGATAACGGGCTTTCAATGTCAACTTCTGAAATTCAGATTCAAACGATTGCAGCAATTGAAAACAGAAATTACAAGATTTTGTGGTCAGAGTGGAAAGTGTTTTTTTGTTTTGCCATTTCTTGGATCGTTTTGGCAGGTTGGTTCTTCAAGAAAAAAGTAATATTGTGGGGGGCTTTGTCCGTAGGTGTGTGGTTGCTCACATTGATCTTTTTACTTTTAACAAAAATTTACTTTGAATCTTTTTGGTATGGAACGTCTTTACCTGGAATCATTTTGATGTTAATACCCATTGCAAATAGAAGACAGAAACAAAATGAAGCCGTTACACGGACGCTTTCTACGCATGCTTCATTATCTGAAGTAGAAGATTTGCGCTACAAATTGAATTATTACGAAAAATTATCCCATCAAATTCAGCCGCTTGAAATGGATGGAATTTGCGAATCTTCCGGGATTTTTTTTCACCGTAATTCCCCAATGGCGGATATATTGAATAAATCCGATCAGGTTGCTAAATCCGATTTACCGGTAATGATTATAGGCGAATCAGGAACCGGAAAAGAAAAGCTTGCACAATTTATTCATCAGCGTTCTGTACGGGCACAGAAAACGTTTATTGCCGTGAATTGCGGGTCACTGAATGAAAACTTGATTGAAGCCGAGCTTTTTGGATATGAAAAAGGAGCTTTTACTGGGGCAGTACAACAAAAGATCGGACGTTTTGAAGCAGCGGATGAGGGGACACTTTTTTTAGATGAAGTTGCCGAGACCAGCCCTGCTTTTCAAGTTAAACTTCTGCGTGTTTTACAAGAAGGTGTTTTTGAACGAGTAGGCGGAGTAAAACCAATTGCTGTTAATGTTCGAATCATTGCGGCGACGCATCAGGATATTGCTAACGCTATTGCAAAAGGAAAATTTCGTGAAGATCTTTTTTATCGTCTCAACGGGTTTCATTTTGAGATTCCTCCGTTGCGTGAACGTAGGATGGATATTGAACTGATTTTTAGGCAGTTTTTATTTGAACTGGATTCATCACTTCAATTTTCTCCCGCGCTAGTTGAGTGGTTATCTACGCAAGTCTGGCGCGGAAATGTTCGGCAACTACGTTCTGCCATCCAGCGAGCCGTTATCAATGCCCGGATGCGCCAACGAAAGTTTATAATTCCGGACGATTTTGAACTTATCGATCCGGTGACACAATTGAAAGAAAATTCAGATATATTGGCCGATCAGATTTTACAGTCTTTCCGGAAGTATGAATTCAAGCATCGTAGTATCTCGGCCGTAGCCAATGATTTGGATTTACACCGGACAACCGTAACCGAGTATTTGCGCGGTTGGGTAATGCGTGCCTACAATGAAAACAACGACGATCGTAAAAAAATGCTGCTTTATCTCAAAGGTGATTCCCACGTCAATGAAAAATCCTTAAGACAACGGATCGAGGAATATTATGGCTATATAGTTCAGCACATTACCGATGGAATAAAAAATAACGAGAACGATCAGGGTATTCGATTACGGTTTAAGAACTTACCAAAAAATTTTGAAGTCGACCTTGCGGTCATGATTGAAAAAGAAAGAAAGAAAATGAAATGA
- the sucC gene encoding ADP-forming succinate--CoA ligase subunit beta, whose amino-acid sequence MNIHEYQAKEILKKYGVPIQEGIPAATVSEAMDAAQQLKARGTNAWVVKAQIHAGGRGKGTIYNVKERNEVIIHGGVKFTTDMEKLREYVTKILGNVLVTHQTGQNGKIVKKVLIAEGLDIARELYVGVVLDRTKSQYVVMASTEGGVEIEKVAEEHPEKIIKEYIDPKVGFRPFQAQRLAFALGLEGDIQKNFVKFAMALVKAFDGTDASLFEINPLVVTKDNRVVALDAKINFDDNALYRHEDIASLRDLDEEDPLEVEASKFNLNYVKLDGNVGCMVNGAGLAMATMDIIKLAGAAPANFLDVGGGANPQTVENGFRIILSDPNVKAILINIFGGIVRCDRIANGVVQAAKNTKITVPLVVRLQGTNAVEAKEILKKSGIPMKVATELSEAAHLVVESIR is encoded by the coding sequence ATGAATATTCACGAGTATCAGGCAAAAGAAATTCTTAAAAAATACGGTGTTCCCATCCAGGAAGGTATTCCCGCCGCCACTGTCAGTGAGGCAATGGACGCTGCACAGCAATTGAAAGCCCGTGGCACCAATGCTTGGGTCGTCAAAGCTCAGATTCACGCAGGAGGCCGCGGTAAAGGTACAATATATAATGTGAAAGAACGTAATGAAGTCATTATCCACGGCGGCGTGAAATTCACAACAGATATGGAAAAATTACGTGAATATGTCACTAAAATTCTCGGTAATGTTCTGGTCACTCATCAAACCGGACAAAATGGAAAAATTGTAAAAAAAGTTTTGATTGCCGAAGGCCTCGATATTGCACGTGAATTGTACGTCGGCGTCGTGCTGGATCGAACCAAATCACAGTACGTTGTCATGGCATCTACCGAAGGCGGCGTGGAAATTGAAAAAGTCGCTGAAGAACATCCTGAGAAAATCATCAAAGAATACATCGATCCTAAAGTCGGTTTCCGCCCTTTCCAGGCGCAGCGTCTTGCTTTTGCCTTAGGCTTGGAAGGTGATATCCAGAAAAATTTTGTAAAATTTGCTATGGCGCTGGTGAAAGCGTTCGATGGTACCGATGCTTCTTTATTTGAAATCAATCCATTAGTCGTCACGAAAGACAACCGTGTTGTTGCGCTTGATGCGAAGATCAATTTCGATGACAATGCCTTGTATCGCCATGAAGACATAGCATCGTTACGCGATCTCGATGAAGAAGATCCGTTAGAAGTAGAGGCGTCGAAATTTAATTTGAACTACGTCAAGCTCGACGGTAACGTCGGCTGTATGGTCAATGGTGCCGGTTTGGCGATGGCAACGATGGATATTATCAAACTCGCCGGCGCGGCTCCTGCTAATTTTCTCGATGTTGGCGGCGGCGCTAATCCTCAAACGGTTGAAAACGGATTTCGCATCATTCTTTCTGATCCGAACGTGAAAGCTATTTTGATCAATATTTTCGGTGGAATCGTTCGCTGCGATCGTATTGCCAATGGCGTAGTGCAGGCAGCAAAAAACACAAAAATTACGGTTCCATTGGTTGTACGTTTGCAAGGAACCAATGCCGTCGAGGCCAAAGAAATTCTGAAAAAATCAGGCATTCCAATGAAGGTTGCAACGGAATTGTCCGAGGCTGCGCATTTGGTTGTCGAGTCGATTCGCTGA
- the add gene encoding adenosine deaminase — protein sequence MSKKRLNHIEITEELLFQLPKTELHCHLDGSCRVQTLIELAEEQKVKLPFTDLAKLRDHLEVGDKAKNLADYLKGFAVTLSVMQEAPAIERIAFELAEDAAKENVRYLEVRFSPILHINKGLRVTEIVDAVVRGLARAESKYNIKTGIIICGMRSIKPDISLRLAELTVAYKNQKVTAFDLAGQEDGYPAKDHQEAFALILKNNVNVTAHAGEAYGPDSIKQAIHDCGAHRIGHGTRLVEDGDLLNYVNDHRIPLEICLSSNVQTKAVKDFQAHPLRIYYDYGLRVTINTDNRLMSATTVTKELYLAAKTFDFAFDDICNIIINGFKSAFMPYRDRVVLLNAALEELQKFGFDSGYFDNKAAAS from the coding sequence ATGTCCAAGAAAAGGCTGAATCATATCGAAATTACGGAAGAATTGCTTTTCCAACTTCCGAAAACCGAGTTGCATTGTCATCTTGACGGAAGTTGCCGGGTTCAGACGCTCATTGAATTGGCTGAGGAGCAAAAAGTTAAATTGCCCTTCACCGATTTGGCTAAATTGCGCGATCATCTTGAAGTGGGCGATAAAGCGAAAAATCTGGCAGATTATTTAAAGGGTTTTGCAGTCACGCTTTCGGTAATGCAGGAAGCGCCGGCGATCGAACGCATTGCATTCGAATTAGCTGAAGATGCGGCGAAAGAAAATGTTCGTTATCTTGAAGTAAGATTTTCGCCGATTTTGCATATCAATAAAGGCTTACGTGTTACGGAAATCGTCGATGCGGTCGTTCGCGGATTGGCGCGTGCTGAATCGAAGTACAATATTAAAACCGGTATCATTATTTGCGGCATGCGTAGTATCAAACCGGATATTTCACTCCGGCTGGCTGAACTTACTGTCGCTTACAAAAATCAAAAAGTCACCGCGTTCGACCTGGCTGGTCAGGAAGACGGTTATCCGGCCAAGGACCATCAGGAAGCTTTTGCATTAATTCTAAAAAATAACGTCAACGTCACGGCGCATGCAGGCGAAGCGTACGGACCGGACAGCATCAAACAGGCCATTCACGACTGCGGAGCCCACCGGATCGGGCACGGCACACGGTTAGTCGAAGACGGCGATTTGCTTAACTATGTCAATGACCATCGTATTCCGCTTGAAATTTGTTTATCCAGCAATGTTCAAACTAAGGCTGTGAAAGATTTTCAAGCCCATCCGCTACGGATATATTACGACTACGGTTTACGTGTGACGATCAATACCGATAACCGGCTCATGTCCGCGACTACGGTAACTAAGGAATTATACCTGGCCGCGAAAACGTTCGATTTTGCATTCGACGATATTTGTAATATCATTATCAATGGTTTCAAAAGCGCTTTTATGCCTTACCGAGATCGTGTGGTATTGCTCAATGCGGCATTGGAAGAATTGCAAAAATTCGGCTTTGATTCGGGTTATTTCGATAACAAAGCTGCTGCGAGCTAA
- the xerD gene encoding site-specific tyrosine recombinase XerD, whose translation MNHLLEKFLDYLSFEENLSDNTIVSYRNDLQRYLAFAKDNRGYTELAQLKQKDIAEFIQILNALGLSPTSISRNVSAIRSFHKFLILEEELENDPAEYIDLPKLPKTLPSVLEISEMEKILDQPDTLDHLGVRDRAMLEMLYACGLRISELLGLKQTDFQPASGFVRIFGKGSKERIVPVGEKAIEWTLYYQEKVRPHLAGKETSADVLFLNAKGKKMSRMGFWKILKRYVTMAGITKEVTPHTFRHSFATHLLEGGADLRVVQELLGHADISTTQIYTHIDREYLKEVHRTFHPRNRN comes from the coding sequence ATGAATCACCTTCTTGAAAAATTTCTGGATTATCTTTCTTTTGAAGAAAATCTTTCGGATAACACGATCGTTTCTTATCGTAACGATCTGCAACGTTATTTGGCATTTGCAAAGGATAATCGGGGATATACAGAACTGGCTCAGCTCAAGCAAAAAGATATTGCCGAATTCATCCAAATTTTAAATGCGCTCGGTTTGTCACCTACCAGTATTTCACGCAACGTATCGGCGATACGTTCGTTTCACAAGTTTTTGATTTTGGAAGAAGAACTCGAAAACGATCCGGCTGAATACATCGATTTGCCCAAATTACCGAAAACTCTTCCATCTGTTTTGGAAATATCGGAAATGGAAAAAATTTTGGATCAACCGGACACGTTGGATCATCTAGGAGTGCGTGACAGGGCTATGTTGGAGATGTTGTATGCGTGTGGATTGCGAATTTCTGAACTGCTGGGATTAAAGCAAACCGATTTTCAGCCGGCCTCAGGATTTGTTCGTATTTTTGGAAAAGGTTCTAAAGAAAGGATTGTACCGGTGGGGGAAAAAGCTATCGAATGGACCCTGTATTATCAGGAAAAAGTCAGGCCGCATCTTGCAGGAAAAGAAACATCGGCGGACGTGTTATTTCTCAATGCCAAAGGAAAAAAGATGAGCCGTATGGGCTTTTGGAAAATTCTGAAGAGGTATGTAACGATGGCCGGCATTACCAAGGAGGTTACGCCGCATACATTTCGCCACTCATTTGCTACGCATTTGCTCGAAGGCGGCGCCGATTTACGTGTGGTACAAGAGTTACTCGGCCATGCCGATATTTCAACCACGCAAATCTACACACACATTGATCGAGAGTATTTAAAAGAAGTTCACCGAACGTTTCATCCAAGGAATAGAAACTAA
- a CDS encoding ferrous iron transporter B has protein sequence MSHHSAVGTYHRHHEHDEPTEVRQSKKIVLAGNPNVGKSVFFNYLSGLYVDVSNYPGTTIDITEGRFGQHRVYDIPGIYGVSSFNDEERVARDIILDADVILNIVDAVHLERDLFLTLQLIDMGFPVIVALNFMDEVKKEGVTIDVEKLSELLGVPVIPTSAVKKQGMDQIVAQIEHARQGKQDEKLHTQLHELLKMVGSQPEALMIREGDAFVAQRHGVQPQDKREETYIQRRMRANSIIQQVVKHENRSTFREWLGKISIHPLSGIPIVFGVLLLLYQVVGVWIAQDVVGFAEVELGNRMYERFVKDFVANYTSAEISVDVLGLDANGEEIVSESQAFNFPNGIHNDDAEYQRMNEFVGTRKVAYNYNFSEKWAIVLVGEFGVLTMTVTYLVFLLLPLVIGFYGFLSILEDCGYLPRLATLVDRLLTGVGLNGRAVIPILLGFGCVTMATITTRLLSTSREKTIAAAILNFVIPCSAQLAVITALLAAAGGTYVLLYCAVMFAILVILGTVLNAVLPGKSSALLIDLPAMRLPKFDNVAQKTYIKTIGFMKEATPWFFFGAGIVSIMQVTGLLDVWQNLFAPLTTNWLLLPREAATAFVMGMVRRDFGAAGFLTMDLSAPQVLVGLVTMTLFVPCVASVMVLFKERGAKEGTIIWLGTWFIAFLVGGLIAQLIM, from the coding sequence ATGAGCCATCATTCTGCGGTCGGTACCTATCATCGCCATCACGAACATGATGAACCGACCGAAGTCAGACAGTCTAAAAAAATAGTTCTTGCCGGCAATCCCAATGTCGGCAAATCTGTATTCTTCAATTATCTCAGCGGCCTCTACGTCGACGTATCCAATTATCCCGGCACTACTATTGATATTACCGAAGGGCGCTTCGGACAACATCGCGTGTACGATATACCCGGCATTTACGGGGTATCGTCATTTAACGATGAAGAGCGCGTGGCACGCGATATCATTCTCGACGCCGATGTGATCCTCAATATCGTCGATGCCGTCCATCTCGAACGCGATCTTTTCCTGACGTTACAATTGATCGACATGGGTTTCCCCGTCATTGTTGCGTTAAATTTCATGGACGAAGTTAAAAAAGAAGGCGTGACAATCGACGTGGAAAAACTCAGCGAACTTCTCGGCGTTCCCGTGATCCCGACATCGGCCGTCAAAAAACAAGGCATGGATCAAATCGTCGCTCAGATCGAACACGCGCGCCAGGGTAAACAGGATGAAAAACTTCACACTCAGCTTCACGAACTTCTCAAGATGGTCGGCTCCCAACCGGAAGCTCTCATGATCCGTGAAGGTGATGCTTTTGTTGCCCAACGGCACGGCGTACAGCCGCAGGATAAACGCGAAGAAACTTACATCCAGCGCCGTATGCGGGCTAACAGTATCATTCAGCAAGTCGTCAAACATGAAAATCGTTCCACATTCCGTGAATGGCTCGGTAAAATCTCTATCCATCCGTTATCCGGCATTCCGATCGTCTTCGGTGTACTCCTCTTATTGTATCAAGTTGTTGGAGTTTGGATTGCTCAGGACGTTGTAGGATTTGCGGAAGTAGAACTCGGGAACCGCATGTATGAACGTTTCGTGAAAGATTTTGTCGCCAATTACACATCTGCAGAAATCAGCGTGGATGTGCTTGGATTAGATGCGAATGGTGAAGAAATTGTCTCGGAATCACAAGCGTTTAATTTTCCTAACGGTATTCACAATGATGACGCCGAATATCAACGCATGAATGAATTCGTCGGTACGCGTAAGGTTGCTTACAATTATAATTTTTCTGAAAAATGGGCGATAGTCCTTGTGGGAGAATTCGGCGTCTTGACGATGACCGTAACGTATCTTGTATTTCTTCTCCTGCCGCTCGTGATAGGGTTCTACGGATTCCTTTCGATCCTTGAAGATTGCGGATATCTGCCGCGGCTTGCAACGCTGGTCGATCGCCTGCTGACCGGTGTCGGGCTCAATGGCCGTGCGGTCATCCCGATTTTATTAGGTTTCGGTTGCGTGACAATGGCTACTATTACAACACGATTACTCAGCACCTCGCGCGAAAAAACCATTGCGGCTGCGATTTTAAATTTTGTTATCCCCTGTTCTGCACAACTCGCCGTTATCACCGCATTATTAGCGGCCGCGGGCGGGACCTATGTTCTCCTCTATTGCGCCGTTATGTTTGCCATACTTGTCATTCTCGGCACGGTGCTCAATGCAGTACTGCCGGGCAAATCATCCGCGCTGCTCATCGATCTGCCGGCCATGCGGTTACCTAAATTCGATAACGTCGCACAAAAGACTTATATCAAAACTATCGGTTTCATGAAAGAAGCCACGCCGTGGTTTTTCTTCGGCGCCGGTATCGTATCGATCATGCAGGTCACCGGATTACTCGATGTATGGCAAAATCTTTTTGCACCGTTGACGACGAACTGGCTTCTTCTCCCTCGCGAGGCGGCTACCGCGTTCGTCATGGGTATGGTCCGCCGCGATTTCGGCGCGGCCGGATTTCTGACGATGGATCTGAGTGCACCTCAGGTGCTGGTCGGACTCGTGACAATGACGCTTTTTGTACCGTGTGTCGCCAGCGTCATGGTCCTCTTCAAAGAACGCGGCGCCAAAGAAGGAACGATTATATGGTTAGGAACGTGGTTCATCGCGTTTCTCGTCGGCGGCCTCATCGCTCAACTCATCATGTGA
- a CDS encoding ferrous iron transport protein A — protein MITKLSKIKRNKSFKFVSIPDEQVRTQLIRFGIGEGSHAKCHQKLPFGPVVVKYHKQEIALGREIANEITIEDLV, from the coding sequence ATGATCACAAAATTATCTAAAATTAAAAGAAACAAAAGTTTCAAGTTTGTTTCAATTCCGGATGAACAGGTTCGTACACAACTCATCCGATTTGGAATTGGTGAAGGAAGCCATGCTAAATGTCACCAGAAACTTCCCTTTGGCCCTGTGGTTGTAAAATACCATAAACAAGAAATTGCTTTAGGGCGAGAGATCGCCAACGAAATTACGATCGAAGACTTGGTTTAG
- the erpA gene encoding iron-sulfur cluster insertion protein ErpA — MAEVQEVVQDITVTDHALAEITNIMKEQSIPENYSLRIGIQGGGCSGFSYSLAFDDQVGENDMAYEFGKVKVVVDYKSMLYLKGVTLDFQDGLNGRGFVFNNPNATRTCGCGSSFSA, encoded by the coding sequence ATGGCTGAAGTTCAAGAAGTCGTTCAGGACATTACCGTCACCGATCATGCGTTGGCGGAAATTACCAATATCATGAAAGAACAAAGCATACCCGAAAATTACAGTCTTCGGATCGGTATTCAGGGCGGCGGCTGCTCGGGTTTTTCATATTCGTTGGCGTTTGATGATCAGGTCGGTGAAAATGACATGGCTTATGAATTCGGAAAAGTCAAAGTGGTTGTCGATTACAAAAGCATGTTATATCTCAAAGGCGTTACGTTGGATTTTCAGGACGGATTGAATGGACGCGGATTCGTGTTCAATAATCCTAATGCAACGCGTACATGCGGCTGCGGTAGTTCGTTTTCAGCCTAA
- a CDS encoding prolipoprotein diacylglyceryl transferase, which translates to MIPTLFEIPIFGGIPIHSFGLMMAIAFLTSSFVLKNLFKNAGINPEVAEQVVLVAAIGGLAGSKLYYLLFEAFDRFVKHPWEMIFSGAGLTWYGGFAVAMIGIIYLVRKNKLPIVRTIDLISIPLPLGYGIGRIGCHLAGDGDYGKPWDGIFGTDYSRGVVPPSQAFYGTEIGKNYPNGIVPDHTLVHPTPMYEAVISILIFFILWQLNKKQKTAGFIISLYFVLGGLERLGIEFLRINPEVMFGLSGAQVISIALIIAGLVWQAKLLKQPVIAESKSKK; encoded by the coding sequence ATGATTCCCACGCTTTTTGAAATTCCGATTTTTGGAGGCATTCCGATTCATAGTTTCGGCCTGATGATGGCGATAGCATTTTTGACGAGTAGTTTTGTATTGAAAAATCTTTTCAAAAACGCCGGAATTAATCCTGAGGTTGCCGAGCAGGTTGTTTTGGTCGCTGCGATTGGCGGTCTTGCCGGATCAAAGCTGTATTATTTGCTGTTCGAAGCGTTCGATCGATTTGTCAAACATCCCTGGGAGATGATTTTTTCCGGCGCAGGATTGACATGGTATGGCGGTTTTGCCGTCGCGATGATCGGGATCATTTATCTTGTAAGAAAAAATAAATTACCGATCGTCCGCACGATCGACCTGATATCGATCCCTTTACCCTTGGGCTATGGGATTGGCCGGATCGGTTGTCATTTGGCCGGGGACGGTGATTACGGAAAACCGTGGGATGGTATTTTCGGGACAGATTATTCACGAGGCGTTGTGCCGCCGTCGCAAGCATTTTACGGGACTGAGATTGGCAAAAATTATCCGAATGGAATCGTTCCCGATCACACACTTGTTCATCCGACACCGATGTATGAAGCTGTTATTTCAATTTTGATTTTTTTCATTTTGTGGCAGTTGAATAAAAAACAAAAAACGGCAGGATTTATTATTTCGCTTTATTTTGTTTTAGGAGGATTGGAGCGATTGGGGATCGAGTTTTTACGTATCAATCCGGAAGTGATGTTTGGATTGAGCGGAGCACAGGTGATCAGTATCGCGCTGATTATTGCCGGATTGGTATGGCAAGCAAAATTATTGAAACAACCGGTTATTGCGGAAAGTAAATCAAAAAAATGA